The following is a genomic window from Onthophagus taurus isolate NC chromosome 1, IU_Otau_3.0, whole genome shotgun sequence.
ACAATTCGCAATATATTAACCTTGATCTGCAAAATGACATTGGTTAGATTACGTAATTAAATTCTTATATTTCACCTTAATGTGacacttaaaattattagACTATCTAAAATTGGgcatgttccatttaaaattttgaatgtaTTTGCTGTATCAAACATGTTTGATActcaattgattttttttttttttgaatatggtAAATAATAGAATATTCAGTGTGGAGCAACTTTCcttctataacattttatcaCATCTACAATAATAGTCGAGATATCTGTGTTGacaacaaaaatcaaatatactgtatataaaattttgcTATACAAAAGGAGTCAAACGCCTAAACAGTCCATTATATCATCCAAAATGGAACGATTTAGCAGAGAgaaatgtaaagacgacgaAAAGAATGTTATAAAAGTATAGAAACACACCATCAATAGCTATGGATGTCACTagcagaaataatttttaacctgTTACTAGATATGATTCATTAAAACCTTATTATTAGTCAAGAAGGCTTATTTACAGTAGAGACTATTTATGAGAAATAGAAATATAGATGAAGATAAACGGTTGAATGGCGACAACATGAAAGTACTCAGCTCAATGACATATCTAGTGAATGCTTAAAACAACATTTGGtaattagattaattaaaaaaaaacaagacgcaaaatatttttccaatcttaACAAATTTAGAGACCTACATCATTTACAGTGTTAGCAGAAATACCAGCTGTAGGAGCAAGTAATGTCGAAAATAATCTTATTGCATTAGTTCTTTAAACTGCAGCTTCTGTAAAATTATCTgtaaaactttcaaaatgtAGAAATACATATCCACTAACATAGTCGTTAGTGCAGTTTCTTGTAGAAAGGTAAATAAGAGGAGTTAATAACAAGTTTGAATCTTTGTTTGTCATTCATATAACGCATAAACATAATAGTAGTTTGGCACCATTATTATTGCAAACATCGTCTAATTctaatataaaacttttttaccaTATCCGCaacattctttataattttaacttcCAAAAGGTTGAGTTCTCAATTTTAAActctattttaatttcattaattatccCATTAACATAAACATTCTGCTAAAAGCCTTTTCTTtcttaatacataaaaaaatgttttctttttctttcttgtaAAGgggaaatttgtaaaaataatcTAGAATTACgcattttattataacattttggttataaacacaaaaaaaagcattaaagtattaaaaaatgattaaattgatattaaataaaaattacccGAACTTCATTCacaattttatgattaaatttttgatttttatgatTCTGCTTCTAAATTAATAGCTCCTCCAAATTTAGCATACAAAGTTAGTTTTAAATCGTTCATGGTTTCTTCGAGTTTGCCCAAattctcttttaatttattgatatctTCTTGCTTTTTCTGTTTGGCTTCTTCAAGACTTTCCTATTAAGTTAAAAtcacaatacatttttaatttttgaataatattgtttttaccTCTGTAGCTTCcttattttgataaataaaaacttccCCAGTTAAATAAGGAATGTTTTCATCATCATCTAATAACATCAATTCTTCACAAGCATCTtctaagtttttaatatcattctacacataaaattgaataacTCAAcggttaatttttataaatttaagttttaaactacctctttttgtttcatttcttcttttaGATCCTCCCATCGTGCGTTTAACCTAgcaaatttgttgattttttgttGGTCTTCTTGAGTTATATTAATATCAGAATCCTAAGAAGAACGTTCAAGTAAAATCTAAATAGAGGTTTAAATAACGTCTTACGTGTTTAATGCTTGCTTTTGTGgacatttttgtgatattctaatcgattttttttactcAAATGGACAAATAAGGTTATGGTGCCGGAAAAGAATGTCTGTCAAAATTATGTTAATGTCAAaaactgttaataaaaattatattgtgGAAATTATACAACAGATGGCTCCACTAAtgtttatttctaatttgaaatttgatcgtttaaactaatttaaagtaattttttaatttaacattaataaatttatggtttgagataaaaaaatgtatgtgttaatatcaaaaaattctagAAAATATAGAAATTGAAGCTAATCAAACGAAATTCGCCTATTTCCCGAAAGATGGCgcaggattttttttttaatttaatttctaaataatttttgcaatttaaatttgaaaaaatcgaaattcatcaggaatatatatatatactagTCTATAACAAATAGAGTACTGTGGCACTCCAGGCTGGATCTTTCTTAAGTTAGAGTAGGCCTCCTCctgctttattctaaaatttcTTC
Proteins encoded in this region:
- the LOC111425745 gene encoding prefoldin subunit 4 gives rise to the protein MSTKASIKHDSDINITQEDQQKINKFARLNARWEDLKEEMKQKENDIKNLEDACEELMLLDDDENIPYLTGEVFIYQNKEATEESLEEAKQKKQEDINKLKENLGKLEETMNDLKLTLYAKFGGAINLEAES